One segment of Longimicrobium sp. DNA contains the following:
- a CDS encoding Shedu anti-phage system protein SduA domain-containing protein, whose product MKASPTFAAIRERWIAMLADETLKEEAYQKFLSQHAGFFFSHALAGTDQLVSAKVRLGSDFTTDFVVAKSERSLGVNYTLIEIESPHTSPYTAAGAPSARLNTAVQQILNWKRWMERNREEAKRLFPSKQFIRHDDPNFSYMIVIGRRGRENEALRNQYAREVGITIRSFDYFTDALSSRAFNAFLWISRDIVPTVSAEDNNAYANPFWMAYSDPEWRRIASQGEYNESHMVAVNLDLLMRYRSYNADAQRDFEAFLATLPADEKEIPEHQFEWLEFT is encoded by the coding sequence GTGAAGGCAAGCCCAACGTTCGCCGCAATTCGAGAGCGTTGGATCGCGATGCTCGCGGACGAGACTTTAAAGGAGGAAGCATACCAGAAGTTTTTGTCCCAGCACGCGGGCTTCTTTTTCTCACATGCGTTAGCAGGGACGGATCAACTCGTTAGCGCTAAGGTCAGACTCGGTAGCGATTTTACTACGGATTTCGTTGTTGCAAAAAGTGAGAGAAGCCTTGGGGTAAACTATACGTTGATCGAGATCGAATCTCCTCATACCTCACCCTACACCGCAGCAGGCGCTCCATCCGCTCGCCTGAACACCGCAGTACAACAGATCCTGAATTGGAAACGCTGGATGGAACGCAACAGAGAAGAGGCTAAGCGGCTATTTCCGTCCAAGCAGTTCATCCGCCACGACGACCCCAACTTCTCGTACATGATTGTAATCGGTAGGCGTGGGAGGGAGAACGAGGCGCTGAGGAATCAGTACGCGAGGGAAGTGGGCATCACCATCAGGAGCTTCGACTACTTTACAGACGCGCTAAGTTCGCGCGCGTTCAACGCGTTTCTGTGGATCTCGCGAGACATCGTCCCGACTGTTTCTGCAGAGGACAACAACGCCTATGCAAATCCGTTTTGGATGGCATACTCGGATCCAGAGTGGAGGAGAATAGCCAGTCAAGGTGAGTACAACGAAAGCCATATGGTTGCGGTTAACCTTGATCTGCTCATGCGCTACCGAAGTTACAACGCAGATGCTCAACGTGATTTCGAGGCATTTTTAGCGACTTTGCCGGCAGACGAGAAGGAGATACCGGAGCACCAATTCGAGTGGCTTGAATTCACCTGA
- a CDS encoding ABC transporter permease: MRWIDGIRARLALLFGRRAAEERMDEEIGFHIEMETERLVREEGLEPVEARRRALVAFGGVEGHKEALRDGRGLAWLSGLSLDFKLGFRMLVKYPGLTIVGGLAMAFAIWAGSVTFVLVNQFLNPTLPLPHAERIVRIRNWDAAANEEEPRALSDFLAWRGGLRSVADLGAYREISINLIAGSEAGRPLRGAEISASAFRIAPEAPLLGRALVPGDERPGAAPVAVLGYEVWRTRFAGDAGIVGRTVRLGDTQATVVGVMPEGFAFPVAHELWTPFRPDAIVPAPREGPAIQVFGRLAPGVTIQQAQTELAAMGRRAAAERPDTHRHLQPRVARYTDPATASMDDMALMGSFNVFAVMLLVVICSNVALLLFARAAGRESELVVRSALGATRGRIVAQLVAEALVLGAVAAVVGLALAQLALRDWGVEFLERNLGALPFWFNLNLTPGTVLYACALTLLGAAIAGMVPARKITRGLGSRLKQGTGGGGGVRFGGVWTAVIVTQVALTVAFPAVTFTVQREAARVRSLDPGFASGEYLRVQLDSEVGADTAAQMARFAAAVGTLRQRLEAEPGVAGATFVDAVPLDHHNGRRIELDAPSGPSAAAGPPLANPVVRTAAVDPSYFDVLKAPVMAGRGFGAADLGPDAHVVIVDQGFVDRMLRGRSPVGRHLRFLKRGEQTPEPSAPWYEIVGVVRDLGMNSAYDDDRAAGVYLPAAPGRELPLNMIVHVPGDPMSLAPRIREIAAEVDPMLRLTELQPVDQVTSANLWILGMWFKITLLLTGVVLLLSLAGIYAVLSFTVARRTREIGVRVALGAPRARVVAAIFRKPLTQVGAGITVGFILVTAAAYIAVGHRPDGAPRDPDAALTMGNIALLVANALVMLAICMLACVVPTRRALRVQPSEALRAE, from the coding sequence ATGAGATGGATCGATGGAATCCGCGCGCGCCTCGCCCTGCTGTTCGGGCGGCGCGCGGCCGAGGAGCGGATGGACGAGGAGATCGGCTTCCACATCGAGATGGAGACGGAGCGGCTCGTCCGCGAGGAGGGGCTGGAGCCGGTGGAGGCGCGGCGGCGGGCGCTGGTGGCGTTCGGCGGGGTGGAGGGGCACAAGGAGGCGCTGCGCGACGGGCGGGGGCTGGCGTGGCTCAGCGGCCTCTCGCTCGACTTCAAGCTCGGCTTCCGGATGCTGGTGAAGTACCCCGGCCTCACGATCGTCGGCGGGCTGGCGATGGCGTTCGCCATCTGGGCCGGATCCGTCACGTTCGTGCTCGTCAACCAGTTCCTGAATCCGACGCTCCCCCTTCCGCACGCCGAGCGCATCGTGCGCATCCGCAACTGGGACGCAGCGGCGAACGAGGAGGAGCCGCGCGCGCTGAGCGACTTCCTCGCGTGGCGCGGCGGCCTGCGCTCGGTGGCCGATCTCGGCGCCTACCGCGAGATCTCCATCAACCTGATCGCCGGCAGCGAGGCGGGGCGCCCGCTGCGGGGGGCGGAGATCAGCGCGTCGGCGTTCCGCATCGCCCCTGAGGCGCCGCTCCTGGGCCGCGCGCTGGTGCCGGGCGACGAGCGGCCGGGCGCGGCGCCGGTGGCCGTGCTTGGCTACGAGGTGTGGCGGACGCGCTTCGCGGGCGACGCCGGCATCGTGGGCCGCACCGTGCGGCTCGGCGACACGCAGGCGACGGTGGTGGGTGTGATGCCGGAAGGCTTCGCCTTCCCCGTGGCGCACGAGCTGTGGACGCCGTTCAGGCCGGACGCCATCGTCCCCGCGCCGCGCGAGGGGCCGGCCATTCAGGTCTTCGGCCGCCTTGCGCCGGGCGTCACCATCCAGCAGGCACAGACGGAGCTGGCCGCCATGGGCCGCCGCGCCGCCGCCGAGCGGCCGGACACGCACCGCCACCTGCAGCCGCGAGTCGCGCGCTACACGGACCCGGCCACCGCATCCATGGACGACATGGCCCTCATGGGGTCGTTCAACGTGTTCGCCGTGATGCTGCTGGTCGTCATCTGCTCAAACGTGGCGCTGCTGCTCTTTGCGCGCGCGGCCGGGCGCGAGTCCGAGCTGGTGGTGCGCAGCGCGCTGGGCGCCACCCGCGGCCGCATCGTGGCGCAGCTCGTGGCCGAGGCGCTGGTGCTGGGCGCCGTAGCGGCCGTGGTGGGGCTGGCCCTGGCGCAGCTCGCGCTCCGCGACTGGGGCGTCGAGTTCCTGGAGCGCAACCTGGGGGCGCTCCCCTTCTGGTTCAACCTGAACCTGACGCCCGGCACCGTGCTCTACGCCTGCGCGCTCACCCTGCTGGGCGCCGCCATCGCCGGCATGGTGCCCGCGCGCAAGATCACGCGCGGCCTGGGCTCGCGGCTGAAGCAGGGCACGGGCGGGGGCGGCGGGGTGCGGTTCGGCGGCGTGTGGACGGCGGTGATCGTCACGCAGGTCGCGCTCACGGTCGCCTTTCCGGCGGTCACCTTCACGGTGCAGCGGGAGGCGGCGCGGGTGCGCTCGCTCGACCCGGGGTTCGCGTCCGGCGAGTACCTGAGGGTGCAGCTGGACTCCGAGGTGGGCGCGGACACGGCCGCGCAGATGGCCCGCTTCGCGGCGGCGGTGGGGACGCTGCGCCAGCGCCTGGAGGCGGAGCCCGGCGTCGCGGGCGCCACCTTCGTGGACGCCGTGCCGCTCGACCACCACAACGGGCGGCGGATCGAGCTGGACGCCCCCTCCGGCCCCTCGGCGGCGGCCGGCCCGCCGCTGGCCAACCCGGTGGTGCGCACCGCGGCCGTCGATCCCTCGTACTTCGACGTGCTGAAGGCGCCGGTCATGGCTGGCCGCGGCTTCGGCGCCGCCGATCTGGGGCCCGACGCGCACGTGGTGATCGTGGACCAGGGATTCGTCGACCGCATGCTGCGGGGGCGCAGCCCGGTGGGCCGGCACCTGCGCTTCCTGAAGCGCGGCGAGCAGACCCCCGAACCCTCCGCCCCGTGGTACGAGATCGTCGGCGTCGTCAGGGATCTCGGGATGAATTCCGCGTACGACGACGATCGCGCGGCGGGGGTGTACCTGCCGGCCGCTCCGGGCCGCGAGCTGCCGCTCAACATGATCGTCCACGTGCCGGGCGACCCGATGTCGCTGGCCCCGCGCATCCGCGAGATCGCCGCTGAGGTGGACCCCATGCTGCGGCTCACGGAGCTCCAGCCCGTGGACCAGGTGACCAGCGCCAACCTCTGGATCCTCGGCATGTGGTTCAAGATCACGCTCCTGCTGACCGGGGTCGTGCTCCTGCTCTCGCTGGCCGGCATCTACGCGGTGCTGTCGTTCACGGTGGCGCGGCGGACGCGCGAGATCGGCGTGCGCGTGGCGCTGGGTGCCCCGCGCGCGCGCGTCGTCGCCGCCATCTTCCGCAAGCCGCTCACGCAGGTGGGCGCCGGCATCACGGTCGGGTTCATCCTGGTGACGGCCGCCGCGTACATCGCGGTCGGCCACCGTCCCGACGGCGCGCCCCGGGATCCCGACGCGGCCCTGACGATGGGGAACATTGCGCTGCTCGTGGCCAACGCGCTGGTCATGCTGGCCATCTGCATGCTCGCCTGCGTGGTGCCCACCCGCCGTGCCCTGCGCGTGCAGCCCAGCGAGGCGTTGCGGGCGGAGTAG
- a CDS encoding restriction endonuclease: protein MIAQVKHTRDPVSRDIMLAFAGVLQDGDKALFVSTGGFSYDAKFESERVRTPITLVDLDELANLVVEYYDKFDSQGRSLLPLVRMYWPA, encoded by the coding sequence ATCATCGCGCAGGTAAAGCATACTCGTGACCCGGTCAGCCGGGACATCATGCTGGCGTTCGCGGGGGTGCTTCAGGACGGCGATAAGGCACTGTTCGTCAGTACCGGCGGATTTAGCTATGACGCGAAATTCGAATCAGAGCGCGTGCGGACGCCAATCACGCTGGTGGACCTCGATGAGCTCGCGAATCTTGTGGTCGAATACTACGACAAGTTCGACTCACAGGGTCGAAGCCTTCTGCCGCTCGTGCGTATGTACTGGCCTGCATAA
- a CDS encoding GntR family transcriptional regulator: MPRRTDASPPAPAPASLAIYDEVRALIVCGRLLPGTRVTEADVAKELGVSRTPAREALRRLQQERLLVPTGASDGAKMRLAVAPMTAGEARELGTAAGALEGVIVRNVAVCGEGERLALAADLAKAQAAFRREATKRTPHWDRLFELHHAFHGLLRARLAGPRLCLILDGLRSHLDRYEYFCGPLYGAGSFEETFEEHDAIIAAIESGRADVAEAAVRTNWFNGADRLARIVEQVGEAGFHSVFSAAQQRGNVAG; encoded by the coding sequence ATGCCCCGGCGCACCGACGCATCGCCCCCGGCTCCCGCACCCGCCTCGCTCGCGATCTACGACGAGGTACGCGCCCTCATCGTGTGCGGCCGGCTCCTGCCGGGCACGCGGGTCACCGAGGCGGATGTCGCAAAGGAGCTGGGGGTCAGCCGCACGCCCGCCCGCGAAGCGCTGCGGCGCCTGCAGCAGGAGCGGCTGCTCGTGCCTACCGGGGCGAGCGACGGCGCCAAGATGCGCCTCGCGGTGGCTCCCATGACCGCCGGCGAGGCGCGCGAGCTGGGCACCGCGGCGGGCGCGCTGGAGGGTGTCATCGTCCGCAACGTGGCCGTTTGCGGCGAGGGCGAGCGGCTCGCGCTGGCGGCGGATCTGGCCAAGGCGCAGGCGGCATTCCGGCGCGAGGCCACGAAGCGCACGCCTCACTGGGACCGGCTGTTCGAGCTGCACCACGCGTTTCACGGGCTGCTGAGGGCCAGGCTCGCCGGGCCGCGCCTCTGCCTGATCCTGGACGGGCTGCGCTCGCACCTCGACCGGTACGAGTACTTCTGCGGTCCGCTCTACGGCGCGGGGAGCTTCGAGGAGACGTTCGAGGAGCACGACGCGATCATCGCGGCGATCGAGTCGGGGCGCGCGGACGTGGCGGAGGCGGCGGTGCGCACCAACTGGTTCAACGGCGCCGATCGTCTCGCCAGGATCGTGGAACAGGTGGGCGAAGCCGGGTTCCACAGCGTGTTCTCGGCCGCCCAGCAGCGGGGGAATGTCGCCGGCTGA
- a CDS encoding PadR family transcriptional regulator: MTPRPHIDALRGSLDLLVLKTLSLAPMHGWGISQRVQQITQGVLEVNQGSLYPALQRLEKDGFITSEWGVTENNRRARYYHLTAAGSRALGTELESWRKFAAGLEAVLRTS, encoded by the coding sequence GTGACTCCACGCCCGCACATCGACGCCCTCCGGGGCTCGCTCGACCTGCTCGTACTCAAGACGCTCTCCCTGGCGCCGATGCACGGGTGGGGGATCAGCCAGCGCGTGCAGCAGATCACGCAGGGAGTGCTCGAGGTGAACCAGGGGTCGCTCTACCCGGCGCTGCAGCGGCTGGAGAAGGATGGCTTCATCACGAGCGAGTGGGGCGTGACGGAGAACAACCGCCGCGCCCGCTACTACCACCTCACCGCCGCCGGCAGCCGCGCGCTCGGCACCGAGCTGGAGAGCTGGCGGAAGTTCGCCGCCGGCCTCGAAGCCGTGCTCCGCACCTCCTGA
- a CDS encoding serine hydrolase domain-containing protein, translating into MRIVAALTLLACVACGAGEATTPDAAATQAAADSAFVAALRAHLDAATAAGEFSGAVLVARDGSTLFEGAYGLADRERGVPNTPLTQFRVGSMNKMLTAVATMQLVQAGTLRLDVPIATYLPDYPNAELASKVTPHHLLTHTGGTGDIFGPEFMARRLELRNPGDYLRLYGARGLRFEPGARWEYSNYGFMLLGALMERVGGRSYDEQVAARIHAPAGMTATGAAPEDSVVPGRSLGYMRQASGALVSNAPTLPYRGTPAGGGYSTVGDLARFAVALREHRLLDAAHTSQLLAGKVDVGPGTRYAYGFFDRMVSGRRILGHSGGAPGMNGELAFEPNGGYVVVVLSNFDPPAASQVSAFILSRLPAGG; encoded by the coding sequence ATGCGGATCGTCGCTGCCCTCACCCTGCTGGCCTGCGTCGCGTGCGGCGCCGGCGAGGCCACCACCCCCGACGCGGCCGCCACGCAGGCGGCGGCCGACTCGGCCTTCGTGGCCGCCCTGCGCGCGCACCTCGACGCCGCCACGGCGGCCGGCGAGTTTTCGGGCGCCGTGCTCGTGGCCCGCGACGGGAGCACGCTGTTCGAGGGCGCCTACGGCCTCGCGGACCGGGAGCGGGGCGTGCCGAACACGCCGCTCACGCAGTTCCGCGTCGGCTCGATGAACAAGATGCTGACCGCGGTCGCGACGATGCAGCTGGTGCAGGCCGGCACGCTGCGCCTGGACGTGCCGATCGCCACGTACCTGCCGGACTACCCGAACGCGGAGCTGGCGTCCAAGGTGACGCCGCACCACCTGCTGACCCACACCGGCGGCACGGGCGACATCTTCGGGCCGGAGTTCATGGCCCGCCGGCTGGAGCTCCGCAACCCGGGCGACTACCTGCGGCTCTACGGCGCGCGCGGCCTGCGCTTCGAGCCCGGCGCGCGGTGGGAGTACAGCAACTACGGCTTCATGCTCCTGGGCGCCCTCATGGAGCGGGTGGGCGGCAGGAGCTACGACGAGCAGGTGGCCGCGCGCATCCACGCCCCGGCCGGGATGACGGCCACCGGCGCGGCGCCCGAGGACTCGGTCGTGCCCGGGCGTTCTCTGGGCTACATGCGGCAGGCGTCCGGCGCACTCGTGTCGAACGCGCCGACGCTCCCGTATCGCGGCACGCCGGCAGGGGGCGGCTACTCCACCGTGGGCGACCTGGCGCGCTTCGCCGTCGCCCTGCGCGAGCACCGGCTCCTGGACGCCGCACACACCTCCCAGCTCCTCGCCGGAAAGGTGGACGTCGGCCCAGGGACGCGGTATGCGTACGGATTCTTTGACCGCATGGTGAGCGGCCGTCGCATCCTGGGGCACAGCGGCGGCGCGCCGGGGATGAACGGAGAGCTCGCCTTCGAGCCGAATGGCGGGTACGTGGTCGTGGTCCTGTCGAACTTCGACCCTCCGGCCGCCAGCCAGGTCTCGGCCTTCATCCTCAGCCGCCTGCCGGCCGGCGGCTGA
- a CDS encoding alpha/beta fold hydrolase, which translates to MKSAKSIAAVALACAAFVACDGNPVEQSGDPRLTLSADSVVVGVYESSPLTATVRNASGAVLYVSRDPGVATVNAGGAISAVAAGSTYVVASLLDRPEVRDSVRVRVHADSCTGARPAFGVATAEDRKLFSYDAGAPLNLQKTVESTTNGVEASSISFSGPDGVVTGMLWDPVTHTGPRPGMVLMHGLPGNAKAMAGIAQNYAKYGAVVIAIDAPWNHRTTPPYLTITDQDRTEQIQVIKDLQRAVDVLRSRPNVDAGRIAFVGFSWGGATGALFVGIERRLKAAALVVGHGGQVSHATGPEGFKLISGFPCARRVAWIRAMAPIEPIRFIGNANVPLYLQNGKFDPLIPYADAAELHAAAPQPKTVLWYDAGHDLSQQARDNRHDWLVEQIGIDARL; encoded by the coding sequence ATGAAATCGGCGAAGTCTATCGCCGCCGTTGCGCTGGCGTGCGCCGCGTTCGTGGCGTGCGACGGGAACCCGGTCGAACAGAGTGGCGATCCGCGGCTCACGCTCTCCGCGGACAGCGTGGTGGTGGGCGTATACGAATCGTCTCCGCTGACCGCCACGGTGCGCAACGCCAGCGGGGCGGTACTGTACGTATCGCGCGATCCGGGCGTTGCTACCGTGAACGCCGGCGGGGCCATCAGCGCCGTGGCGGCGGGCTCCACGTACGTCGTCGCCTCGCTCCTCGACCGCCCGGAGGTGCGCGACTCCGTGAGGGTGCGCGTGCACGCCGATTCCTGCACGGGTGCGCGTCCCGCTTTCGGCGTGGCGACCGCGGAGGACCGGAAGCTGTTCAGCTACGACGCCGGTGCACCGCTGAACCTGCAGAAGACGGTCGAAAGCACGACCAACGGCGTGGAGGCCAGCAGCATCTCGTTCAGCGGTCCGGACGGCGTGGTGACAGGAATGCTGTGGGACCCGGTCACGCACACGGGTCCGCGCCCCGGCATGGTGCTGATGCACGGCCTGCCCGGCAACGCGAAAGCCATGGCGGGCATCGCGCAGAACTACGCGAAGTACGGCGCGGTCGTCATCGCCATCGACGCGCCGTGGAATCACCGCACGACGCCGCCCTACCTGACGATCACCGACCAGGACCGGACCGAGCAGATCCAGGTGATCAAGGATCTGCAGCGCGCCGTGGACGTACTGCGCTCGCGCCCCAACGTGGACGCCGGCCGCATCGCGTTCGTGGGCTTCAGCTGGGGCGGCGCGACGGGCGCGCTGTTCGTCGGCATCGAACGGCGCCTCAAGGCGGCGGCGCTGGTGGTGGGGCACGGCGGCCAGGTCTCGCACGCCACGGGTCCGGAAGGCTTCAAGCTCATCTCCGGCTTCCCGTGTGCCCGGCGCGTCGCCTGGATCCGGGCGATGGCGCCCATCGAGCCGATTCGCTTCATCGGGAACGCCAACGTCCCGCTATACCTGCAGAACGGGAAGTTCGACCCGCTGATCCCCTATGCCGATGCGGCGGAGCTGCACGCCGCCGCGCCGCAGCCCAAGACGGTTCTCTGGTACGACGCGGGACACGACCTCAGCCAGCAGGCCCGCGACAACCGGCACGACTGGCTGGTCGAACAGATCGGGATCGACGCTCGCCTGTAA